A genome region from Natronobeatus ordinarius includes the following:
- the hemH gene encoding ferrochelatase, with the protein MTTGIILLNFGEPPEPEREVVVEYLTNIFFNNADLEGATTEEEAMARSRELARRRAPGLIEEYEAIGGSPLNAQSDAQAALLEAALADRGIDVETYVGHQFLEPYVADAVEEARDDGVEHLIGLPIYPLCGPSTTVAALDELEEAVATHEEWDVRVSPISGWHKHPLYTRLRADAIRAHADERGVDLADEETTLVFSAHGTPTHYLEEGSRYVIYVEEFCETIAALVGVETYELGYQNHSNRNIEWTQPDVEDVIETVDADRVVVDPVSFMHEQSETLSELDVDLREDAEAVGLEFHRVPVPHDDPRFGEVLADLVEPFVAGFEPGYYQFRQCQCRDVEGTMCLNAPQQPAPATDE; encoded by the coding sequence ATGACGACTGGAATCATCCTGCTCAACTTCGGCGAACCGCCCGAACCGGAACGCGAGGTCGTCGTCGAGTACCTCACTAACATCTTCTTCAACAACGCCGACCTCGAGGGCGCGACGACCGAGGAGGAGGCGATGGCGCGCTCCCGAGAACTCGCCCGCCGGCGTGCCCCCGGGCTGATCGAGGAGTACGAGGCGATCGGCGGCTCGCCGCTGAACGCCCAGTCCGACGCCCAGGCGGCGCTGCTCGAAGCGGCCCTCGCCGACCGGGGGATCGACGTCGAGACCTACGTCGGCCACCAGTTCCTCGAGCCGTACGTCGCGGACGCCGTCGAGGAAGCCCGCGACGACGGCGTCGAGCACCTGATCGGGTTACCGATCTACCCGCTGTGTGGCCCGTCGACGACCGTCGCGGCACTCGACGAACTCGAGGAGGCCGTCGCGACTCACGAGGAGTGGGACGTGCGAGTGAGCCCAATCTCAGGCTGGCACAAACATCCCCTCTACACCCGGCTGCGCGCCGACGCCATCAGGGCACACGCCGACGAGCGCGGGGTCGACCTCGCCGACGAGGAGACGACGCTCGTCTTCTCGGCCCACGGCACCCCGACGCACTACCTCGAGGAAGGGAGCCGGTACGTCATCTACGTCGAGGAGTTCTGTGAGACGATCGCCGCGCTCGTCGGCGTCGAAACGTACGAGCTCGGCTACCAGAACCACTCGAACCGGAACATCGAGTGGACCCAGCCCGACGTCGAGGACGTGATCGAGACGGTGGACGCCGATCGCGTCGTCGTCGATCCGGTGAGCTTCATGCACGAACAGTCGGAGACGCTCTCGGAGCTCGACGTCGACCTCCGCGAGGACGCCGAGGCCGTCGGCCTCGAGTTCCACCGCGTGCCGGTTCCCCACGACGACCCACGCTTCGGCGAGGTGCTGGCCGACCTCGTCGAACCGTTCGTCGCGGGCTTCGAACCGGGCTACTACCAGTTCCGGCAGTGTCAGTGTCGCGACGTGGAGGGAACGATGTGTCTGAACGCACCCCAGCAACCAGCACCCGCCACGGACGAATGA
- a CDS encoding HalOD1 output domain-containing protein — MNVPATLEVELDAVTNDAGETVYEVSYDRPLQPTLAIVTAVATIEECEPTDLRPLHDVVDTSALDRFVDGAWQRGSTPTVAFTFAGYDVEFRGPGHARLEPVT, encoded by the coding sequence ATGAACGTCCCCGCCACACTCGAGGTCGAGCTCGACGCCGTCACTAACGACGCGGGCGAGACCGTCTACGAAGTGTCGTACGATCGGCCGCTGCAGCCGACGCTGGCCATCGTCACGGCCGTCGCGACGATCGAGGAGTGTGAACCGACCGACCTCCGACCGCTCCACGACGTCGTCGACACCAGCGCACTCGATCGGTTCGTCGACGGCGCGTGGCAACGAGGGTCGACGCCGACCGTCGCGTTCACGTTCGCGGGATACGACGTCGAGTTCCGCGGCCCCGGTCACGCTCGGCTCGAGCCAGTTACGTAA
- a CDS encoding DUF7471 family protein: MIYVELLSLMAWPEVRDSPLLLTILVLAGIGTTGLFLLGVVAYRRRRTTPYLLITLALGALVIRTVVGLGTVFEVVPMGLHHLVEHGLDFVIAVLLLFAIYRSGSVGAEKNDRDRL, from the coding sequence ATGATCTACGTCGAACTACTCTCGCTGATGGCCTGGCCCGAGGTGCGCGACTCGCCGCTGTTGCTCACTATCCTCGTGCTGGCAGGGATTGGGACGACGGGACTCTTCTTGCTCGGGGTGGTCGCCTACCGGCGGCGGCGGACGACGCCGTATCTCCTCATCACGCTCGCGCTCGGCGCGCTCGTCATCAGAACGGTCGTCGGACTCGGAACCGTCTTCGAGGTCGTCCCGATGGGACTCCACCACCTCGTCGAGCACGGCCTCGACTTCGTCATCGCCGTGTTGCTGCTCTTTGCGATCTATCGGAGCGGATCGGTTGGCGCCGAGAAGAACGACCGTGATCGCCTCTGA
- a CDS encoding winged helix-turn-helix transcriptional regulator, producing the protein MSDVRHAIERRVRADPGIHFNALVRELDLAVGQTQYHVRRLLRSGEIVSEELYGRTHYYPVDYDDWDRRALALLRRETCRDVLVYLIEFGPARPDEVADELGVVRSTLEWHLDHLLECELVEKQYGERNRVTLHLATPERTGKLLARVTPSVADRLADRFTRLVDHLLEDAVSTSNYSTR; encoded by the coding sequence ATGAGCGACGTACGACACGCCATCGAACGACGGGTCAGGGCCGATCCTGGCATTCACTTCAACGCGCTGGTCCGCGAGCTCGACCTGGCTGTCGGACAGACGCAGTATCACGTCCGACGGCTGTTACGCTCGGGCGAGATCGTCTCCGAGGAACTCTACGGACGAACTCACTACTACCCGGTCGACTACGACGACTGGGATCGGCGGGCGCTCGCGCTGCTCCGCCGGGAGACCTGCCGCGACGTCCTCGTCTACCTCATCGAGTTCGGCCCGGCCCGGCCGGACGAGGTGGCCGACGAACTCGGCGTCGTTCGAAGCACACTCGAGTGGCACCTCGATCACCTCCTCGAGTGCGAGCTCGTCGAAAAGCAGTACGGCGAGCGAAATCGGGTGACGCTTCACCTCGCCACCCCCGAACGAACCGGCAAGCTGCTGGCGCGCGTCACGCCCTCGGTCGCCGACCGACTCGCCGACCGCTTCACCCGCCTCGTCGACCACCTCCTCGAGGACGCGGTGTCGACTTCGAACTATAGTACGCGTTGA
- a CDS encoding NosD domain-containing protein, translated as MREIPRSVWFGLVVALVVVGAAGLFVVDVGATDPDPVHFDDTVAMGISHQVEFGLDDETELPRVQVFYSQYQYVVGYYGVETFVDDLRQEGHEQRFGYPLAVYVTDYSGVDFELSDEGYPVTDEFVGWVHAEDAWYVAGSDARSPAGETVVPFADRDDAEAFADEHGGSVMSWEAVLEAEFDLAGAEVIRERIDDQHAGADRLVEESRSYLERPVSTVVGEDADTVQEAIDAAEPGTTVVVPEGTYEEVLEIDEPITLAGEGEVTIRGDENGSVVHVTADEAAVTGLEVTGVGDTGRDPDAEVDEDEWDAALEVGYGHGDAGVEVVDADHVLIEAVTIETAANGILLRDSHDAVVRDVTVYGDEEWGQGYMGVMNMRASGVIEESTLTDGRDNVYMHRANGLVVRDNDLLGGRYAVHFMYTSDSLIANNTVRDQHDAGIYVMTDPERNAIVDNDVRGVPSGIITDGSDSYIAGNVVVDAIEGMRIGTGNSIYEANVFLENDVGVRSRSVLPSDRVAGNDFLNNEIHATATSGPLRIWTHDGAGNYWAGAIGTPDGDVLDRTYSATDPVDERLHRVDGTPTLAQAPALDATKGLQGTVPGMRAQSIVDTAPRCEPANADALEAAGYGDRLDDHACGATDETP; from the coding sequence GTGCGCGAGATACCTCGATCCGTCTGGTTCGGCCTCGTCGTGGCGCTCGTGGTGGTCGGCGCTGCGGGGTTGTTCGTCGTCGACGTGGGCGCGACCGATCCGGACCCGGTTCACTTCGACGACACCGTCGCGATGGGTATCTCACACCAGGTCGAGTTCGGACTCGATGACGAGACCGAACTTCCGCGCGTGCAGGTGTTCTACTCACAGTACCAGTACGTCGTCGGCTACTACGGCGTCGAAACGTTCGTCGACGACCTCCGACAGGAGGGCCACGAACAACGCTTCGGCTATCCGCTCGCGGTGTACGTCACCGACTACAGCGGGGTCGACTTCGAGCTGAGCGACGAGGGCTACCCGGTGACGGACGAGTTCGTCGGCTGGGTCCACGCCGAAGACGCCTGGTACGTCGCCGGGAGCGACGCCCGCTCGCCCGCCGGCGAGACCGTCGTCCCGTTCGCCGACCGCGACGACGCCGAGGCGTTCGCCGACGAGCACGGCGGCTCGGTCATGTCGTGGGAAGCGGTCCTCGAGGCGGAGTTCGACCTCGCAGGTGCGGAAGTGATTCGTGAGCGAATCGACGACCAGCACGCCGGGGCGGACCGCTTGGTCGAGGAGTCGCGGTCGTACCTCGAGCGCCCCGTCTCGACCGTCGTCGGCGAGGACGCCGACACCGTCCAGGAAGCGATCGACGCGGCGGAGCCGGGTACGACGGTCGTCGTTCCTGAGGGAACGTACGAGGAGGTCCTCGAGATCGACGAGCCGATCACGCTCGCCGGAGAGGGCGAGGTGACGATCCGGGGCGACGAGAACGGCTCGGTCGTCCACGTGACCGCCGACGAGGCGGCCGTGACGGGGCTCGAGGTCACCGGCGTGGGCGACACGGGCCGCGACCCCGACGCCGAGGTCGACGAGGACGAGTGGGACGCGGCCCTGGAGGTCGGCTACGGCCACGGCGACGCCGGCGTCGAAGTCGTCGACGCTGACCACGTGTTGATCGAGGCGGTGACCATCGAGACGGCAGCCAACGGCATCCTGCTTCGTGATTCCCACGACGCGGTCGTCCGGGACGTGACCGTCTACGGAGACGAGGAGTGGGGACAGGGATACATGGGCGTGATGAACATGCGCGCGTCGGGTGTCATCGAGGAGTCGACGCTCACCGACGGGCGCGACAACGTCTACATGCACCGGGCGAACGGCCTCGTCGTCCGGGACAACGACCTCCTCGGTGGCCGGTACGCCGTTCACTTCATGTACACCTCGGATTCGCTGATCGCGAACAACACGGTCCGCGACCAGCACGACGCCGGCATCTACGTCATGACCGATCCCGAGCGCAACGCGATCGTCGACAACGACGTTCGCGGGGTGCCAAGCGGGATCATCACCGACGGAAGCGACTCCTACATCGCGGGGAACGTCGTCGTCGACGCGATCGAGGGCATGCGGATCGGGACGGGGAACTCGATCTACGAGGCGAACGTCTTCCTCGAGAACGACGTCGGCGTGCGTTCGCGCTCCGTCCTCCCCTCCGATCGCGTGGCCGGGAACGACTTCCTGAACAACGAGATCCACGCGACCGCGACCTCCGGCCCGCTTCGCATCTGGACGCACGACGGCGCGGGTAACTACTGGGCGGGCGCCATCGGAACGCCCGACGGCGACGTCCTCGACCGGACGTACTCGGCGACCGATCCCGTCGACGAACGGCTCCACCGCGTCGACGGGACGCCAACGCTCGCCCAGGCACCCGCCCTCGACGCGACGAAGGGATTACAGGGAACCGTCCCCGGAATGCGGGCACAGAGCATCGTCGACACGGCACCGCGGTGTGAACCGGCGAACGCCGACGCACTCGAGGCGGCCGGCTACGGCGACCGACTCGACGACCACGCGTGTGGAGCGACAGACGAGACACCATGA
- a CDS encoding ABC transporter ATP-binding protein — MTEDTPILEAANVDKSYGDVPVLEGVSLGVRAGEVTGLIGPNGAGKSTLIRVLTGLHEPTDGSVEYHGPDTARPIGYLPQRPEFRPGFSTLETLSYYASLVGDDEETAYDHLERVGLEAAADRPVEALSGGMTRLLGIAQATIGDPPVIVLDEPGSGLDPGMSVHVFDVASGLAASGAAVLLSSHDLTLVERNADRVALIDEGRIVEDGQTTAVVDRLGVDSLFDAFEASVAGEAGTVRVKGGSA; from the coding sequence ATGACCGAAGACACACCAATACTCGAGGCAGCGAACGTAGACAAGTCGTACGGCGACGTCCCCGTCCTCGAGGGCGTCTCGCTCGGCGTTCGAGCGGGCGAGGTGACGGGACTGATCGGACCGAACGGTGCAGGCAAGTCGACGCTGATCCGTGTCCTCACGGGGCTCCACGAGCCGACCGATGGCTCAGTCGAGTACCACGGCCCCGACACTGCCCGACCGATCGGCTACCTCCCGCAGCGACCCGAGTTCCGCCCCGGATTTTCGACCCTCGAGACGCTCAGCTACTACGCGTCGCTGGTCGGCGACGACGAGGAGACTGCCTACGACCACCTCGAGCGCGTCGGCCTCGAGGCGGCGGCGGATCGGCCCGTCGAGGCGCTCTCGGGTGGGATGACCCGTCTGCTCGGCATCGCCCAGGCGACCATCGGCGACCCGCCGGTGATCGTCCTCGACGAGCCCGGGAGCGGCCTCGATCCAGGGATGTCAGTCCACGTCTTCGACGTCGCCTCCGGTCTGGCGGCGTCCGGGGCGGCCGTCTTATTGAGCTCACACGACCTCACGCTCGTCGAACGGAACGCCGACCGGGTCGCGTTGATCGACGAAGGGCGAATCGTCGAGGACGGGCAGACGACGGCGGTCGTCGACCGGCTCGGCGTCGACTCGCTGTTCGACGCGTTCGAGGCGTCGGTCGCCGGTGAGGCTGGCACGGTCCGCGTCAAGGGTGGTTCCGCATGA
- a CDS encoding ABC transporter permease, with protein sequence MNGETGTGDDVAGETVAREKADTRVNDQIGDRTAPGPGHVVATIVRRELWTVVRTRTFLLLGFALTAVLLGVAVLSGGLRAGYVPTAVDLLTPLELLVPVVAVAFGYRAVLGDEQRGELDVLRTYPVSPWQIVGGIYLGRAAGLVAAVTLPLAFVGVAVALTEREASILYATHTGADSPLLYLRVVLLTILFALVLLAVALAISAIASTARSALALGVVALVVLLVGADLALVYGLSSGIVPEGSLIHALALSPLSAYRGLVLETAVVVAAGTGPQTAAPLSSVIGLLVWGVGSLAVATAALRRS encoded by the coding sequence ATGAACGGAGAGACCGGAACCGGCGACGACGTCGCCGGCGAGACCGTCGCCCGGGAGAAAGCTGACACCCGGGTGAACGACCAGATCGGCGACCGAACCGCTCCGGGTCCGGGCCACGTCGTCGCGACGATCGTCCGCCGCGAGCTGTGGACCGTCGTCCGAACCCGAACGTTCCTGCTGCTCGGATTCGCGCTGACCGCCGTCTTGCTCGGCGTCGCCGTTCTCAGTGGCGGCCTCCGGGCCGGCTACGTGCCGACGGCGGTCGACCTGCTCACCCCGCTCGAGCTCCTCGTCCCCGTCGTCGCCGTCGCCTTCGGCTACCGCGCGGTGCTCGGCGACGAGCAACGCGGCGAACTCGACGTCTTGCGGACGTACCCCGTCTCGCCGTGGCAGATCGTCGGCGGAATCTACCTGGGACGGGCGGCCGGCCTGGTCGCGGCGGTTACCCTCCCGCTCGCGTTCGTCGGCGTCGCGGTCGCACTGACCGAGCGAGAGGCGTCGATCCTCTACGCGACCCACACCGGCGCCGACTCGCCGCTTCTGTACCTCCGGGTGGTTCTCCTGACGATCTTGTTCGCCCTGGTGTTGCTCGCCGTGGCACTCGCCATCTCGGCGATCGCGAGCACCGCCCGAAGCGCGCTCGCCCTCGGCGTCGTCGCCCTCGTCGTCTTGCTCGTCGGGGCCGACCTCGCGCTCGTCTACGGCCTCTCCTCGGGGATCGTTCCCGAAGGGAGCCTGATCCACGCCCTCGCACTGAGTCCGCTTAGCGCCTACCGCGGGCTCGTCCTCGAGACGGCCGTCGTCGTCGCCGCCGGCACCGGCCCCCAGACGGCCGCCCCGCTCTCGAGCGTGATCGGACTGTTGGTCTGGGGCGTCGGCTCGCTCGCGGTCGCGACCGCCGCGCTTCGACGATCCTGA
- a CDS encoding nitrous oxide reductase accessory protein NosL: MERHTTSNHGPCASRRAVLVATGTAGLAALAGCFGDDGEVPDPISLDDEQSCEVCGMIVEMHPGPSGQAFYADEDALPAGRDVDEPAYFCSSLCAYDYVFDQKDLGFDPTVLYLTDYTAVGDDWEVYDEQGMLFITEHIEAEYFADATELTLVAGSDAYGAMGQSIVGFSDADDANAFAEEYGGHILEHDEISRELIDGLG; the protein is encoded by the coding sequence ATGGAGCGACACACGACATCGAATCACGGACCGTGCGCGTCCCGGCGGGCCGTTCTCGTCGCGACCGGGACCGCGGGTCTGGCGGCGCTGGCCGGCTGTTTCGGCGACGACGGCGAGGTCCCCGATCCAATCTCGCTCGACGACGAGCAGAGCTGTGAAGTCTGTGGGATGATCGTCGAGATGCACCCGGGCCCCAGCGGACAGGCGTTCTACGCCGACGAAGACGCACTGCCTGCAGGAAGAGACGTCGACGAGCCGGCGTACTTCTGTAGCAGCCTCTGTGCGTACGATTACGTCTTCGATCAGAAGGATCTCGGCTTCGATCCGACCGTCCTCTATCTCACCGATTACACGGCCGTTGGAGACGACTGGGAGGTGTACGACGAACAGGGGATGCTGTTCATTACCGAACACATCGAAGCCGAGTACTTCGCCGACGCCACCGAACTCACACTGGTGGCCGGCAGCGACGCCTACGGTGCGATGGGCCAGTCGATCGTCGGCTTCTCCGACGCCGACGACGCCAACGCCTTCGCCGAGGAGTACGGCGGACACATCCTCGAGCACGACGAGATCTCTCGAGAACTGATCGACGGCCTCGGGTAG
- a CDS encoding TraB/GumN family protein → MSADSRSGDDSEDGGPSAPGTDLEFVLESGPPLDPAAASAGEGSVTIVETTHGSAADVASLLETSERARPDVVAVEFDEFRYRRRADDAEDDEIDADELMSGKTGYQFLGHWLLSDVEDRHRDRFEVEPGADVAAATEAAARHDAAIALVDRNLEDTTQRLWNRLGLREKYSIVAALTADFGGPWRVGLFLGLFWGLLFGSILSLLWGPLVLPAILPPGVVPTGGLTGALFSTLDAVVAIVGIGLVLGTPLALALAVGTRAFDETAVVAGRLTDADPVTATLEAFTRASSDADALIDGRNAVIAHRLLTLREAGYDVVAVVGVGRRAAIEASLETPSELPPADSVLGAVETGRLRSRLYHAVGYVFMGAFVVLFVLVALGGSQDGVLVQLFVAWFLVNFVAAAGLAVLAGAHWTSAGVGGSIAWLTSVNPMITPGLFIGYVELRYTNVRLSDVWRMKTVLGDRTQSPLSRLTRAHASVGLFRILLIMTVANLGSFFASVLFVAVFLPYLAADVGGLGGLGDELVDATWEGVRILSGLLG, encoded by the coding sequence ATGAGTGCCGACAGCCGATCCGGTGACGACTCCGAGGATGGCGGGCCGTCGGCTCCCGGCACCGACCTCGAGTTCGTCCTCGAGTCCGGGCCGCCGCTGGATCCAGCCGCCGCGTCGGCCGGGGAGGGCTCCGTGACGATCGTCGAGACGACCCACGGTTCCGCAGCCGACGTCGCCAGCCTCCTCGAGACGAGCGAGCGTGCGCGCCCCGACGTCGTCGCCGTCGAGTTCGACGAGTTCCGGTACAGACGACGGGCAGACGACGCCGAGGACGACGAGATCGACGCAGACGAACTCATGTCCGGCAAGACCGGGTACCAGTTTCTCGGCCACTGGCTGCTTTCGGACGTCGAGGACCGCCACCGCGATCGGTTCGAGGTCGAACCCGGCGCTGACGTGGCAGCCGCGACCGAGGCCGCCGCTCGCCACGACGCGGCGATCGCGCTCGTCGATCGGAACCTCGAGGACACCACCCAGCGTCTGTGGAATCGACTGGGGCTGCGTGAGAAGTACTCGATCGTCGCCGCGCTCACGGCTGACTTCGGTGGGCCGTGGCGAGTGGGGCTCTTTCTCGGACTGTTCTGGGGGCTGCTGTTCGGCTCCATCTTGAGCCTGCTGTGGGGACCGCTCGTGCTCCCGGCGATCCTCCCGCCCGGTGTCGTTCCGACCGGCGGACTCACCGGAGCGCTCTTCTCGACGCTCGACGCCGTCGTCGCCATCGTCGGAATCGGACTCGTCCTCGGAACGCCGCTGGCGCTGGCCCTGGCTGTCGGGACACGCGCTTTCGACGAGACGGCGGTCGTCGCCGGCCGACTGACGGACGCCGACCCCGTCACGGCGACGCTCGAGGCGTTCACACGCGCTTCGTCCGATGCCGACGCGCTGATCGACGGTCGGAACGCGGTGATCGCCCATCGACTGCTCACCCTGCGTGAGGCGGGGTACGACGTCGTCGCCGTCGTCGGGGTGGGTCGACGAGCGGCCATCGAGGCGTCCCTCGAGACGCCGAGCGAACTCCCGCCGGCGGACTCGGTGCTCGGAGCTGTGGAGACGGGGCGGCTCCGATCGCGCCTGTACCACGCCGTCGGCTACGTGTTCATGGGCGCGTTCGTCGTCCTGTTCGTCCTGGTGGCACTCGGCGGGTCCCAGGACGGCGTTCTGGTGCAGCTGTTCGTCGCCTGGTTCCTCGTGAACTTCGTCGCCGCGGCCGGGCTGGCCGTCCTCGCCGGCGCCCACTGGACGAGCGCCGGCGTCGGCGGTTCCATCGCCTGGCTGACGAGCGTCAACCCGATGATCACGCCGGGGCTGTTCATCGGCTACGTGGAGCTGCGGTATACGAACGTGCGCCTCTCTGACGTCTGGCGGATGAAAACGGTACTGGGCGACCGGACGCAGTCACCGCTGTCGCGGCTCACCCGCGCCCACGCCAGCGTCGGACTCTTCCGAATTCTCCTGATTATGACGGTGGCGAATCTGGGCAGCTTCTTCGCGAGCGTCCTGTTCGTTGCCGTGTTCCTCCCGTATCTCGCGGCCGACGTCGGCGGGCTCGGCGGGCTCGGCGATGAACTCGTAGACGCCACGTGGGAGGGCGTTCGGATCCTCTCCGGGCTCCTCGGGTGA
- a CDS encoding SCO family protein: MRRRTFLRTGAAGTLVAASGCLTSLVGDDGAEHAVLETPPEEIQPTASADLAYPAYGEPFPHFSLEDPLSGETVDTESLEDPFICTAFYAYCDAECTLLLGALANAQAELLEHGLEDVRFLAVSFDPERDTAAALEENATAMRIDLEAGNWHYLRPEDAAQAEAIVTDDLGIGYQKVGPEEAYDFQHITVTFLVNPDGYVERAYQTDRPDPELILEDTQAILDNWG; the protein is encoded by the coding sequence ATGAGACGACGTACCTTCCTGCGGACTGGTGCAGCCGGAACGCTGGTCGCCGCCAGCGGCTGTCTGACCTCACTCGTTGGCGACGACGGCGCCGAACACGCCGTCCTCGAGACTCCCCCCGAGGAGATCCAGCCGACGGCGAGCGCCGATCTCGCCTACCCCGCCTACGGCGAACCCTTCCCACACTTTTCACTCGAGGACCCGCTGTCCGGTGAGACGGTCGACACCGAGTCCCTCGAGGACCCGTTCATCTGTACGGCCTTCTACGCTTACTGTGATGCCGAGTGTACCTTGCTGCTCGGGGCGCTGGCGAACGCACAGGCCGAACTGCTCGAGCACGGCCTCGAAGACGTCCGCTTTCTCGCGGTCTCGTTCGATCCAGAGCGGGACACGGCGGCGGCACTCGAGGAAAACGCGACGGCGATGCGCATCGACCTCGAGGCGGGCAACTGGCACTATCTGCGCCCCGAGGACGCAGCCCAGGCAGAAGCCATCGTGACCGACGACCTCGGGATCGGCTACCAGAAGGTCGGCCCCGAGGAGGCCTACGACTTTCAGCACATCACTGTCACGTTCCTGGTGAATCCCGACGGCTACGTCGAACGGGCCTACCAGACGGACCGTCCCGACCCCGAACTGATCCTCGAGGACACGCAGGCGATACTCGATAACTGGGGATGA
- a CDS encoding sulfite exporter TauE/SafE family protein has translation MTVTLGLLAPLETCYDPSLDPTIGTEVIGPVVFFLIGLLGGAHCLGMCGPLVTTYADRLREDGARRDLVTTRMVRQHALFNLGRAASYAVLGGLFGLLGTLVFVTPQQLTAVVVEVHAWTGLLVGTLIVAMGLHYLAGRGVLGGSVGIPIVGSALGGVQRWLLARVDTWVGDARIAGLGAAHGALPCPLLYPAFLYAFVQGSPVGGVVSLAALGLGTIPSLFLYGTFFGSLSVEMRVRLHRVLGVAFIALGYISIQHGLMAIGIHLPHPPIPYYDPL, from the coding sequence ATGACCGTCACGCTCGGACTGCTCGCTCCGCTCGAGACGTGTTACGATCCGTCGCTCGATCCGACGATCGGCACGGAGGTGATCGGGCCGGTCGTCTTCTTCCTGATCGGCTTACTCGGCGGTGCACACTGTCTCGGAATGTGTGGTCCGCTGGTGACGACCTACGCCGATCGACTCCGCGAAGATGGGGCCCGACGCGACCTCGTGACGACGCGGATGGTTCGCCAGCACGCCCTGTTTAACCTGGGTCGGGCGGCGAGTTACGCCGTTCTCGGCGGTCTCTTCGGGCTGCTTGGCACGCTCGTGTTCGTCACCCCCCAGCAACTCACGGCCGTCGTGGTCGAAGTCCACGCGTGGACCGGACTGCTGGTCGGAACGCTGATCGTCGCGATGGGGCTCCACTATCTCGCCGGCCGGGGCGTCCTCGGGGGCTCGGTCGGCATCCCGATCGTCGGATCGGCCCTCGGCGGCGTCCAGCGCTGGCTCCTCGCTCGCGTCGACACCTGGGTCGGCGACGCCAGGATCGCCGGGCTCGGCGCGGCCCACGGTGCGCTCCCGTGTCCGCTGCTCTACCCGGCTTTTCTCTACGCGTTCGTCCAGGGATCGCCCGTCGGCGGCGTCGTCTCGCTCGCCGCCCTCGGGCTGGGAACGATCCCGTCGCTGTTCCTCTACGGCACGTTCTTCGGGTCGCTGAGCGTCGAGATGCGCGTGCGTCTCCACCGCGTCCTCGGCGTCGCGTTCATCGCGCTCGGCTACATCTCCATCCAGCACGGGCTCATGGCGATCGGCATCCACCTGCCACACCCGCCGATCCCGTACTACGACCCACTCTGA
- a CDS encoding DUF7123 family protein yields the protein MSSAMAPAELTTKQHRILQYLKENAATKTYFKSRLIGKELGMTAKEVGSNITALQDGDYDVEIEKWGYSSSTTWKVSV from the coding sequence ATGAGCAGTGCGATGGCCCCCGCAGAGCTGACGACCAAACAGCACCGCATCCTCCAGTATTTAAAGGAGAACGCGGCGACCAAGACGTACTTCAAATCCCGGCTGATCGGCAAGGAGCTCGGGATGACGGCCAAGGAGGTCGGTTCGAACATCACCGCCCTCCAGGACGGCGACTACGACGTCGAGATCGAGAAGTGGGGATACTCCTCGAGTACGACCTGGAAAGTCAGCGTCTAG
- a CDS encoding HAD family hydrolase, whose product MTDTVLFDMDGVILEGTGTDPEIYAAAADDAIEALGLEPTPAQRRALRRHAIEPVLEHAADLGVDPDVFWETKDEHASRRSHELLRAGERALYDDVDAIDELAPEATLGLVSNNRHETVSFVATHFELPFAAVRGRPPTIDGSRRRKPDPHYLERTLAELDADDGVYVGDRETDVRAARAVGLEAAYLRRSHNESAPLPDGTTYELRSLEELVTILE is encoded by the coding sequence ATGACCGACACGGTCCTGTTCGACATGGACGGCGTGATCCTCGAGGGAACCGGCACCGACCCCGAGATCTACGCCGCAGCCGCGGACGACGCCATCGAGGCCCTCGGCCTCGAACCGACGCCAGCCCAGCGGCGTGCCCTCCGTCGACACGCGATCGAACCGGTACTCGAGCACGCCGCCGACCTCGGCGTCGATCCGGACGTGTTCTGGGAAACGAAAGACGAACACGCCTCGCGTCGCTCCCACGAGCTACTCCGCGCCGGCGAGCGAGCGCTCTACGACGACGTCGACGCGATCGACGAACTCGCGCCCGAGGCGACGCTCGGACTCGTGAGCAACAACCGCCACGAGACGGTCTCGTTCGTCGCGACGCACTTCGAGCTCCCCTTTGCGGCCGTTCGGGGACGACCACCGACGATCGACGGCAGCCGCCGCCGAAAACCCGACCCCCACTACCTCGAGCGAACGCTCGCGGAACTCGACGCCGACGACGGCGTCTACGTGGGTGACAGGGAAACGGACGTCCGTGCCGCGCGGGCGGTCGGACTCGAGGCGGCGTACCTGCGACGATCGCACAACGAGTCGGCGCCGCTTCCGGACGGGACGACGTACGAATTGCGGTCGCTCGAGGAGCTGGTGACGATTCTCGAGTGA